Proteins from one Nomia melanderi isolate GNS246 chromosome 3, iyNomMela1, whole genome shotgun sequence genomic window:
- the GLS gene encoding glutaminase isoform X1, translated as MLKIVKVGANGLRRLHISSKRRAAVPASKKLGTIKYLDAAFGSALELERAQTREYSFIHDSHYMYTRDQDQATNAEDVLFDMFKNEDTDLLPVGKFLAALRTTGLRNDDPRLQEFSDNLRKEHLATGGHEGVSHETQKLNREQFRRIINPNIVLISRAFRHQFIIPDWSGFTKHIEDFYWKCKSNSEGKVASYIPQLARMNPDYWGVSVCTIDGQRFSIGDTSIPFTLQSCSKPLTYAIALDRLGQEVVHQYVGQEPSGRNFNELVLDYNKKPHNPMINAGAILVCSLLKSLIKPEMTLAEKFDFTMNYFKRLAGGENLGFNNAVFLSEREAADRNYALGFYMREHNCYPDKTNLREIMDFYFQCCSMEANCDTMAVMAATLANGGICPITEEKVLKPDSVRDVLSLMHSCGMYDYSGQFAFKVGIPAKSGVSGSLLVVIPNVMGICTWSPPLDPLGNSCRGVQFCEELVSEFNFHSTYYDHRYDNLKHATNKKDPRRHKYETKGLSIVNLLFSAASGDVTALRRHRLSGMDMTLSDYDGRTALHLAASEGHLDCVEFLIEQCAVPHDPKDRWGKRPVDEAETFGHMHVVEYLNNYAIARKTELENTQEQADNEKTDSRNVVETTARTPLP; from the exons ATGCTGAAGATCGTGAAGGTTGGCGCGAACGGGCTCAGGAGGCTGCACATCAGCAGTAAG AGACGGGCTGCGGTACCGGCGTCGAAGAAGCTTGGAACTATAAAATACTTGGATGCCGCTTTCGGAAGTGCCTTAGAATTAGAACGCGCGCAAACACG CGAGTACAGCTTCATTCATGACAGCCATTACATGTA TACCAGGGATCAGGATCAAGCCACCAACGCCGAAGATGTATTATTCGACATGTTCAAAAACGAAGATACCGATCTCTTACCGGTGGGCAAGTTCTTGGCT GCTTTGAGGACGACCGGTTTGCGAAACGACGACCCCAGGCTTCAAGAATTCTCGGACAACCTGCGGAAAGAACATTTGGCGACTGGAGGCCACGAAGGTGTTTCTCACGAGACGCAGAAACTGAACAGGGAACAATTCCGAAG GATCATAAATCCGAATATAGTACTGATCTCGAGAGCGTTCAGGCATCAGTTTATCATACCCGATTGGTCGGGTTTCACGAAACACATCGAGGACTTCTACTGGAAATGCAAGTCGAACTCGGAGGGCAAGGTCGCCTCCTATATACCCCAGCTGGCCAGAATGAATCCAGATTACTGGGGTGTCTCGGTGTGCACGATCGATGGACAGAGGTTCAGTATCGGCGACACATCCATTCCATTCACTCTACAGAGCTGCAGTAAGCCATTGACATACGCGATAGCTTTGGACAGGCTAGGGCAAGAAGTCGTTCACCAATACGTCGGACAAGAACCATCGGGGAGGAACTTCAACGAGTTGGTGTTAGATTACAACA AGAAGCCTCATAACCCTATGATTAACGCGGGCGCGATATTGGTCTGTTCTTTGCTGAAGTCGTTGATTAAACCGGAGATGACACTCGCGGAGAAATTCGACTTCACGATGAACTATTTTAAGAGATTGGCCGGTGGAGAGAATCTTGGCTTCAACAATGCCGTGTTCTTGTCGGAAAGAGAAGCCGCTGATAGAAATTACGCACTTGGCTTTTACATGAGGGAACACAATTGCTACCCGGACAAAACAAACTTGCGGGAAATAATGGACTTCTACTTCCAG TGTTGCTCGATGGAAGCGAATTGCGACACAATGGCGGTGATGGCGGCTACCCTCGCGAATGGCGGTATATGTCCTATCACCGAGGAGAAGGTCTTGAAACCTGACAGCGTCAGAGATGTCCTCAGTCTGATGCACAGCTGCGGCATGTACGATTACAGCGGACAGTTCGCGTTCAAG GTCGGAATACCAGCTAAATCCGGAGTGTCGGGAAGCCTTCTCGTGGTTATACCGAACGTAATGGGAATCTGCACGTGGTCGCCACCGCTGGATCCCCTCGGCAACTCCTGTCGGGGCGTGCAGTTCTGCGAGGAGCTCGTCTCAGAGTTCAATTTTCACAG CACCTACTATGATCACAGGTATGACAATCTAAAACACGCGACAAACAAAAAGGATCCCAGGAGGCACAAGTACGAGACAAAGGGACTGTCCATCGTGAATCTGTTGTTCAGTGCAGCTAGTGGCGACGTCACCGCGTTAAGAAG GCATCGACTAAGCGGCATGGACATGACGCTGTCGGATTATGACGGCAGGACAGCCCTGCATTTGGCAGCCAGTGAAGGCCACCTAGATTGCGTCGAATTTCTGATCGAACAGTGCGCCGTACCTCACGACCCCAAGGACAG GTGGGGAAAACGACCGGTAGACGAAGCGGAAACCTTCGGGCACATGCATGTGGTCGAGTATCTGAATAATTACGCGATAGCCCGTAAAACGGAATTAGAGAATACGCAAGAACAAGCCGACAACGAGAAAACGGACTCAAGGAACGTCGTGGAGACCACTGCTCGAACTCCGCTACCTTAA
- the GLS gene encoding glutaminase isoform X8, which yields MHDSTRESYRSEGTRDQDQATNAEDVLFDMFKNEDTDLLPVGKFLAALRTTGLRNDDPRLQEFSDNLRKEHLATGGHEGVSHETQKLNREQFRRIINPNIVLISRAFRHQFIIPDWSGFTKHIEDFYWKCKSNSEGKVASYIPQLARMNPDYWGVSVCTIDGQRFSIGDTSIPFTLQSCSKPLTYAIALDRLGQEVVHQYVGQEPSGRNFNELVLDYNKKPHNPMINAGAILVCSLLKSLIKPEMTLAEKFDFTMNYFKRLAGGENLGFNNAVFLSEREAADRNYALGFYMREHNCYPDKTNLREIMDFYFQCCSMEANCDTMAVMAATLANGGICPITEEKVLKPDSVRDVLSLMHSCGMYDYSGQFAFKVGIPAKSGVSGSLLVVIPNVMGICTWSPPLDPLGNSCRGVQFCEELVSEFNFHSTYYDHRYDNLKHATNKKDPRRHKYETKGLSIVNLLFSAASGDVTALRRHRLSGMDMTLSDYDGRTALHLAASEGHLDCVEFLIEQCAVPHDPKDRWGKRPVDEAETFGHMHVVEYLNNYAIARKTELENTQEQADNEKTDSRNVVETTARTPLP from the exons ATGCATGACTCAACACGCGAAAGCTACCGTTCCGAAGG TACCAGGGATCAGGATCAAGCCACCAACGCCGAAGATGTATTATTCGACATGTTCAAAAACGAAGATACCGATCTCTTACCGGTGGGCAAGTTCTTGGCT GCTTTGAGGACGACCGGTTTGCGAAACGACGACCCCAGGCTTCAAGAATTCTCGGACAACCTGCGGAAAGAACATTTGGCGACTGGAGGCCACGAAGGTGTTTCTCACGAGACGCAGAAACTGAACAGGGAACAATTCCGAAG GATCATAAATCCGAATATAGTACTGATCTCGAGAGCGTTCAGGCATCAGTTTATCATACCCGATTGGTCGGGTTTCACGAAACACATCGAGGACTTCTACTGGAAATGCAAGTCGAACTCGGAGGGCAAGGTCGCCTCCTATATACCCCAGCTGGCCAGAATGAATCCAGATTACTGGGGTGTCTCGGTGTGCACGATCGATGGACAGAGGTTCAGTATCGGCGACACATCCATTCCATTCACTCTACAGAGCTGCAGTAAGCCATTGACATACGCGATAGCTTTGGACAGGCTAGGGCAAGAAGTCGTTCACCAATACGTCGGACAAGAACCATCGGGGAGGAACTTCAACGAGTTGGTGTTAGATTACAACA AGAAGCCTCATAACCCTATGATTAACGCGGGCGCGATATTGGTCTGTTCTTTGCTGAAGTCGTTGATTAAACCGGAGATGACACTCGCGGAGAAATTCGACTTCACGATGAACTATTTTAAGAGATTGGCCGGTGGAGAGAATCTTGGCTTCAACAATGCCGTGTTCTTGTCGGAAAGAGAAGCCGCTGATAGAAATTACGCACTTGGCTTTTACATGAGGGAACACAATTGCTACCCGGACAAAACAAACTTGCGGGAAATAATGGACTTCTACTTCCAG TGTTGCTCGATGGAAGCGAATTGCGACACAATGGCGGTGATGGCGGCTACCCTCGCGAATGGCGGTATATGTCCTATCACCGAGGAGAAGGTCTTGAAACCTGACAGCGTCAGAGATGTCCTCAGTCTGATGCACAGCTGCGGCATGTACGATTACAGCGGACAGTTCGCGTTCAAG GTCGGAATACCAGCTAAATCCGGAGTGTCGGGAAGCCTTCTCGTGGTTATACCGAACGTAATGGGAATCTGCACGTGGTCGCCACCGCTGGATCCCCTCGGCAACTCCTGTCGGGGCGTGCAGTTCTGCGAGGAGCTCGTCTCAGAGTTCAATTTTCACAG CACCTACTATGATCACAGGTATGACAATCTAAAACACGCGACAAACAAAAAGGATCCCAGGAGGCACAAGTACGAGACAAAGGGACTGTCCATCGTGAATCTGTTGTTCAGTGCAGCTAGTGGCGACGTCACCGCGTTAAGAAG GCATCGACTAAGCGGCATGGACATGACGCTGTCGGATTATGACGGCAGGACAGCCCTGCATTTGGCAGCCAGTGAAGGCCACCTAGATTGCGTCGAATTTCTGATCGAACAGTGCGCCGTACCTCACGACCCCAAGGACAG GTGGGGAAAACGACCGGTAGACGAAGCGGAAACCTTCGGGCACATGCATGTGGTCGAGTATCTGAATAATTACGCGATAGCCCGTAAAACGGAATTAGAGAATACGCAAGAACAAGCCGACAACGAGAAAACGGACTCAAGGAACGTCGTGGAGACCACTGCTCGAACTCCGCTACCTTAA
- the GLS gene encoding glutaminase isoform X6 produces MNGWSSFEYTVNTRPKTMDDFDFCEQYMKDVADLYTSSLREYSFIHDSHYMYTRDQDQATNAEDVLFDMFKNEDTDLLPVGKFLAALRTTGLRNDDPRLQEFSDNLRKEHLATGGHEGVSHETQKLNREQFRRIINPNIVLISRAFRHQFIIPDWSGFTKHIEDFYWKCKSNSEGKVASYIPQLARMNPDYWGVSVCTIDGQRFSIGDTSIPFTLQSCSKPLTYAIALDRLGQEVVHQYVGQEPSGRNFNELVLDYNKKPHNPMINAGAILVCSLLKSLIKPEMTLAEKFDFTMNYFKRLAGGENLGFNNAVFLSEREAADRNYALGFYMREHNCYPDKTNLREIMDFYFQCCSMEANCDTMAVMAATLANGGICPITEEKVLKPDSVRDVLSLMHSCGMYDYSGQFAFKVGIPAKSGVSGSLLVVIPNVMGICTWSPPLDPLGNSCRGVQFCEELVSEFNFHSTYYDHRYDNLKHATNKKDPRRHKYETKGLSIVNLLFSAASGDVTALRRHRLSGMDMTLSDYDGRTALHLAASEGHLDCVEFLIEQCAVPHDPKDRWGKRPVDEAETFGHMHVVEYLNNYAIARKTELENTQEQADNEKTDSRNVVETTARTPLP; encoded by the exons ATGAACGGCTGGTCCTCTTTCGAATACACCGTTAACACGAGACCGAAGACAATGGACGACTTCGACTTCTGCGAACAATACATGAAGGATGTCGCCGATCTGTACACATCGTCGCTTCG CGAGTACAGCTTCATTCATGACAGCCATTACATGTA TACCAGGGATCAGGATCAAGCCACCAACGCCGAAGATGTATTATTCGACATGTTCAAAAACGAAGATACCGATCTCTTACCGGTGGGCAAGTTCTTGGCT GCTTTGAGGACGACCGGTTTGCGAAACGACGACCCCAGGCTTCAAGAATTCTCGGACAACCTGCGGAAAGAACATTTGGCGACTGGAGGCCACGAAGGTGTTTCTCACGAGACGCAGAAACTGAACAGGGAACAATTCCGAAG GATCATAAATCCGAATATAGTACTGATCTCGAGAGCGTTCAGGCATCAGTTTATCATACCCGATTGGTCGGGTTTCACGAAACACATCGAGGACTTCTACTGGAAATGCAAGTCGAACTCGGAGGGCAAGGTCGCCTCCTATATACCCCAGCTGGCCAGAATGAATCCAGATTACTGGGGTGTCTCGGTGTGCACGATCGATGGACAGAGGTTCAGTATCGGCGACACATCCATTCCATTCACTCTACAGAGCTGCAGTAAGCCATTGACATACGCGATAGCTTTGGACAGGCTAGGGCAAGAAGTCGTTCACCAATACGTCGGACAAGAACCATCGGGGAGGAACTTCAACGAGTTGGTGTTAGATTACAACA AGAAGCCTCATAACCCTATGATTAACGCGGGCGCGATATTGGTCTGTTCTTTGCTGAAGTCGTTGATTAAACCGGAGATGACACTCGCGGAGAAATTCGACTTCACGATGAACTATTTTAAGAGATTGGCCGGTGGAGAGAATCTTGGCTTCAACAATGCCGTGTTCTTGTCGGAAAGAGAAGCCGCTGATAGAAATTACGCACTTGGCTTTTACATGAGGGAACACAATTGCTACCCGGACAAAACAAACTTGCGGGAAATAATGGACTTCTACTTCCAG TGTTGCTCGATGGAAGCGAATTGCGACACAATGGCGGTGATGGCGGCTACCCTCGCGAATGGCGGTATATGTCCTATCACCGAGGAGAAGGTCTTGAAACCTGACAGCGTCAGAGATGTCCTCAGTCTGATGCACAGCTGCGGCATGTACGATTACAGCGGACAGTTCGCGTTCAAG GTCGGAATACCAGCTAAATCCGGAGTGTCGGGAAGCCTTCTCGTGGTTATACCGAACGTAATGGGAATCTGCACGTGGTCGCCACCGCTGGATCCCCTCGGCAACTCCTGTCGGGGCGTGCAGTTCTGCGAGGAGCTCGTCTCAGAGTTCAATTTTCACAG CACCTACTATGATCACAGGTATGACAATCTAAAACACGCGACAAACAAAAAGGATCCCAGGAGGCACAAGTACGAGACAAAGGGACTGTCCATCGTGAATCTGTTGTTCAGTGCAGCTAGTGGCGACGTCACCGCGTTAAGAAG GCATCGACTAAGCGGCATGGACATGACGCTGTCGGATTATGACGGCAGGACAGCCCTGCATTTGGCAGCCAGTGAAGGCCACCTAGATTGCGTCGAATTTCTGATCGAACAGTGCGCCGTACCTCACGACCCCAAGGACAG GTGGGGAAAACGACCGGTAGACGAAGCGGAAACCTTCGGGCACATGCATGTGGTCGAGTATCTGAATAATTACGCGATAGCCCGTAAAACGGAATTAGAGAATACGCAAGAACAAGCCGACAACGAGAAAACGGACTCAAGGAACGTCGTGGAGACCACTGCTCGAACTCCGCTACCTTAA